The following are encoded in a window of Lactobacillus intestinalis genomic DNA:
- the dapB gene encoding 4-hydroxy-tetrahydrodipicolinate reductase encodes MTKKVLIAGFAGAMGQKAVNLVNNMADFEIVAGLSPHANHDPEEYHLPKTAQIFNQLSDIPENIADIWIDFTTPNAVYENVKYAILHHISPIVGTTGLNDEQVAKLKNLAKKEQVGGLIASNFGMSAVLLMKFAKEAAKYFPDVEIIEMHHADKKDAPSGTALSTAKLIAENRPKHETAPNEVESLAHVRGGDYEGIKIHSVRLPGYIAHEQVLFGGKGEALTIRQDSFDRESFMSGVKVALKKVDSLHELIVGLENIL; translated from the coding sequence ATGACTAAAAAGGTTTTAATTGCTGGTTTTGCAGGTGCCATGGGGCAAAAGGCAGTGAACTTAGTAAATAACATGGCCGATTTTGAAATTGTAGCAGGTCTTAGTCCACATGCTAATCATGATCCTGAAGAATATCATCTTCCTAAGACTGCTCAAATTTTTAATCAATTAAGCGATATTCCTGAAAATATTGCCGATATTTGGATTGACTTCACTACTCCTAATGCAGTTTATGAAAATGTAAAGTATGCAATTTTGCATCATATTTCACCAATTGTGGGCACGACTGGTTTAAATGATGAACAAGTGGCAAAACTAAAGAACTTAGCTAAAAAAGAACAAGTGGGAGGGTTAATTGCTTCTAATTTTGGAATGTCTGCAGTCTTACTGATGAAATTTGCAAAAGAAGCTGCAAAATATTTTCCAGATGTTGAAATTATTGAAATGCACCATGCTGATAAGAAAGATGCTCCCTCTGGAACGGCTTTAAGCACGGCAAAATTAATTGCGGAAAATCGGCCAAAACATGAGACTGCTCCTAATGAAGTTGAAAGCTTAGCTCATGTTCGTGGTGGAGATTATGAAGGAATTAAGATCCATTCTGTTCGCCTTCCAGGTTACATTGCTCATGAACAAGTTTTGTTCGGCGGTAAGGGGGAAGCTTTAACTATTCGACAAGATTCGTTTGATCGTGAATCATTTATGAGCGGGGTTAAAGTAGCCCTTAAAAAAGTTGATTCTTTACATGAATTGATAGTTGGATTAGAAAACATTTTATAG